The sequence CAATAAATTCTGCTGTTAACCCTTGTTCATCAGTAATCGCATTAATTTTTTTAGTAAGCCTACCGATTTCTAGGATGGTTTGATCAGGAACTGTTTGTGCAGAACCAGCTGATGCATACTTACGATGCAAAATTTGATTACTTACTTTATCAAATACTGCAACAATGTTTTGTTCTATAACTTTAGCATCGACGATTCTTAAAAAATCAACGCTGAGTGTAAAACTATCTTTAGGAACTATGTTGCTTTTATCTGGAAAACCAAGATAACTTTTCACAATAATATTATTTTTATGATATGATAAACTTGACTCAAAACAAGTTTGTAAATTAGGCATACGAGAAACGATAACAGCAACTGAAAAAGAACTTATTTTTTCAGCTCGTCGAGCAACAACAGATGAAGGCGTGAATGCGCTGAGGATACAACTTTTTACTGCGTCTAAAAAGTCGGTGAACGACTCTTTAGTAAAAATTGTTCCTGGGCACGTAATATCTGTATCAGCATAATTAGTACTTCGACGAAGAATAAGAATTGCACTCTGCTGCTCATTTTTGTCAGTTGGTTGCAAATCAGTAGTATCAAGAACTGCAAGCTCAAAACACTCTTTTAATTCCGTAATAATTTTTGGCGGAAAAGAAGATTGTTTGAATAAAGTGGCGAGTTCTGTGAATCCGGACACGAGTTTTTCAGGAGTATCTGCAAACTTGTCTAGCTTGGTAATTTGTTCTTGCAGATTATTATGTTTAAGAAATTCATCAAATACTTCGCTACTTAAAACAAGACTGAAAGGGAGAGTGAGCTGTTCTTCAAGCTTTGCAAATAATTTAGCCTTTAACCCGACCCTAGACGCGTCTTCTTCGAGCGCTTTTTTTATTGGAAGAAACATGGAGCTTTATTGGGCTTAGACGTATTTAAACCTTACTTTTATGCTTATAAT comes from Candidatus Woesearchaeota archaeon and encodes:
- a CDS encoding PEP/pyruvate-binding domain-containing protein gives rise to the protein MFLPIKKALEEDASRVGLKAKLFAKLEEQLTLPFSLVLSSEVFDEFLKHNNLQEQITKLDKFADTPEKLVSGFTELATLFKQSSFPPKIITELKECFELAVLDTTDLQPTDKNEQQSAILILRRSTNYADTDITCPGTIFTKESFTDFLDAVKSCILSAFTPSSVVARRAEKISSFSVAVIVSRMPNLQTCFESSLSYHKNNIIVKSYLGFPDKSNIVPKDSFTLSVDFLRIVDAKVIEQNIVAVFDKVSNQILHRKYASAGSAQTVPDQTILEIGRLTKKINAITDEQGLTAEFIAGETGTITCLDVVSAVNRVEDKNKQLQQQESNEEQVVSEELPLLVEQESGEEELARAIITFLKKNRFSQFGPTIDIVVRSLENETTTETIKQGITTIKEVLDEKK